A single window of Coffea eugenioides isolate CCC68of chromosome 7, Ceug_1.0, whole genome shotgun sequence DNA harbors:
- the LOC113777278 gene encoding uncharacterized protein LOC113777278 yields the protein MVNIFEALRYSEERQVIFAVFQFEGVTQSWWNIIRPKWERERVRWTWMNFTREFNEKFVTQIIQQRRENEFIRLQQGMMSVADYEPQFTKLSKFAPELVVIEQKRKRRFIQRLNLEIQEALAVAQINTFGEALKRAQRVDSAKS from the coding sequence ATGGTTAATATTTTTGAAGCTTTGAGATACTCGGAGGAAAGACAAGTAATCTTCGCagtgttccaatttgagggagtgacTCAATCTTGGTGGAACATTATTCGACCTAAatgggagagggagagagtgcgTTGGACTTGGATGAATTTTACTAGagagtttaatgaaaaatttgTAACCCAAATAATCCAGCAAAGGAGGGAAAATGAGTTTATAAGGCTTCAACAGGGAATGATGAGTGTTGCTGATTATGAGCCTCAGTTCACTAAGTTGTCGAAATTCGCTCCTGAACTGGTTGTCATAGAGCAAAAGAGGAAGAGACGATTTATACAAAGGTTGAACTTGGAGATACAAGAAGCCTTAGCTGTTGCGCAGATAAACACTTTTGGGGAGGCTCTTAAGAGAGCTCAAAGGGTAGACAGTGCCAAGTCTTAA
- the LOC113777277 gene encoding uncharacterized protein LOC113777277 has protein sequence MLSRWLDHTAVAGRGDFNIISTLAEYTGRAAQDLGAISDFNGAISGCHLQELPYSESAYTWSGVRAGTRIWKRLDRVLINQHWLEFLSNTSVQHLNRAASDHSPLLVSLRSADASIPKPFKFQSFWVPNPELLSTVQSSWDLPT, from the coding sequence ATGCTCTCTCGCTGGCTCGATCACACGGCCGTGGCTGGTAGGGGGGATTTTAACATCATCAGTACGCTGGCTGAGTATACGGGCCGGGCGGCCCAAGATCTTGGAGCGATTTCGGATTTCAATGGTGCAATATCTGGCTGCCATCTCCAGGAGCTTCCCTACTCTGAAAGTGCTTACACGTGGTCAGGTGTTAGAGCAGGTACCAGGATTTGGAAGCGATTAGACAGGGTGTTAATCAACCAACACTGGCTCGAGTTCTTGTCGAATACCTCTGTCCAGCATCTCAATCGCGCCGCCTCCGACCATTCACCCTTGCTAGTGAGCCTACGATCTGCAGATGCTAGCATTCCAAAGCCCTTCAAGTTCCAATCGTTCTGGGTTCCGAACCCAGAGCTTTTATCAACAGTGCAGAGTAGCTGGGATTTGCCCACGTAG